The genome window tctagttgaggcacgtgggctcagtagttgtggcacgcgggcttagttgccccgcgggatgtgggatcttagttccctgaccagggatcgagcccgtgtcccctgcactggaaggcagattctttaccactggaccgccggggaagtcccgtGTCCGtgtctcttctctgcctctttgaaGGGCACCAGTCACTAGATTCGGGCCCACCCTAACCCAGTGCAGCCTCAAATTAagtaatcacatctgcaaagaaccTATTTCCAAGAAAGATCACATTCACAAGtcctaggggttaggacttcgacATACGTTTCGGAGGGAACACAATTCATCCACGATATCGAAGCCAAAACCAGGGGCCACATCCCTCCTCTGCACGGTGACCACACGCTCTGAAGAGTTTACAACTCATTGTGCAGCAGTGGGGACTGGCTGAGAAAACATGCATGAAAAGTTTCCATCAAACAGCACACGGGGACAAGTAGATGTCAGTTGTTGTAACGTAGGTAATAGACCAGCACCGTGAAGCCCGGCAGTCTAGTCCCTGAACTGTGCTGGCACACGCAGGGAGCGTGGCAAAGGGACCCACTGCAGTCCTGCTTTTATGCACCTAGAACTGCCTGAAGGCAGGGGAGGGCAGCACGCTGGGAAAGGAGACACCCCTCATGTGTCAGGCAAAGGTGTCCTGCCTGCTGCTGACGTCCCTCCGGCAGGACCCCGGGGCGGCAATAACCATCGCTACACCCCAACCTAAGAGTGTCGCAAGGAGACAATCAGCGTAACGACCAACGGGTCTTGGTCCCAGGTTCGTGCCGTGTAGATTCACCATGCAAGAGGAAACGGCTCCAAAATGCTGCCCCAATCCTCCAGGAGTTTACACTAGGGTTAGGTTGGAGAGATACTATGAACACTCTTTACATGAACTCTACCAAATACAGGTATGgtaatctttaaaacaaagccGGCCGGCCCTGTCCTGCACACCTAATCGTTGCTACAGGGACCCAGAGAGATTTACACGTGTGAAGCAAGTTTATATAAGGCAGTGCTCTCTTGGATTTATCCACACATTTATTATTCCCTGCTAGGAACTTTTCTAGGCGTTTGGGGTATATCGGCGAAGGACGTAAATGTCTCTGCTCTTAGCTTACGTTCGGTGAGGTGGGGGAAACTGACAAGAAacaattttgaaagttttaaatagAAGATACACTGGGAGGTGATAAGTGCTCTGGAAGAAAGAAAGTGTAGACTAGGAGCAGGGTACCAGGCATGTGGTGAATGGGGCACAGGCTGCTGTCCTCAGGTCAGGCTGGGCCTCCTGGAGAGGGGGACACGCAAGGGCAGGCTCGGTAGGAGATGAGGGTATAAGCCGCGCGGCTCCCTGGGGAGAGTGTTCCAGGTGCCGTGAAGGGCCGAGGGGCGCAGGGATGGGTGGGCGGCCGGCGCAGCTGTTATGGAGTCAGCAGGAGGAAGGCAGTAGAAGAGGCCCGGTAAGGCCGAACTTTCTGGGCCACGGCACAGACTCTGGCTTTTATTCTGGAGGTGGGCTGAGTGCAAGTCGACATATGCCTGTTTGGTGTTGAGAACAGATTAGAGATGACAAAGGTCAGACCTGGGTGGCAGCACCAGAGGCGACATCACAGGGCTGGGCTCTGAAAGTCTCTGTGAAGGACGGGACAGAGTGTGTGAGAAAGACGGAGTCCAGGAAACCTCCAAATGTTCAGGTTCAATAGAGCGGCTACGGCCTCGAATGCGAAGGCTGTGCTCGTGTTCTGGCCCAAGACCCGTGGACGACCTCCGTGGAGATGCTGAGCGGCACAGGGGCCGCAAAGGGCTGGGGCGGCTCGGGGAAGGCAGCGCTCCACAATGCACCCAAAAGGCCGCCGTTGGCTCCCTTCCTACAGACACACACCCGCGACAAAGGCAGAAGCACCTTGCTCCTTATCcatgataaaagaaagaaatgatgatgTGGAAAAACTAAGAGATCAACTGGAAAGCTGCTGTGAGCAATGAGAGACTTCACTAAGCTGGGGacatacaaaacatttttttttaaaaccctattgccgggcttccctggtggcgcagcggtggagagcccgcctgccgaggcgggggacgcgggttcgcgccccggtccggagcggtggggagtccgcctgccgaggcaggggacgcgggttcgcgccccggtccgggaggatcccgcgtgccgcggagcggctgggcccgtgagccgtggccgctgagcctgcgcgtccggagcctgtgccccgcgacgggagaggccacggcagtgagagggccgcgtaccgccaaaaaaaaaaaacaaaaaaaaacccaattgcCTTCTTCTATACAAACAAGTTTAGCGATGTGAAAGGAAGACTCCCATTTAGAGtaacaacaagaaaaattttaagaatacacATATAAATGTGCAACATCTATATGAAAAGAATTTCTAAATGCTAAGGAATATAAAAGACTTGGACAAATGAAAAGCCATATCCTTTGGGGAAAGAAAGGCTCACTATAATTTTAAAGTCAAGTCTCCCTAAATTAACCAATAAGTGAATTTAGGTTTGAAAACAGAGGAGCTGATTCTATTCAGAAATATTTGTGCAATAATAAtcaggaaaattctgaaaaagaacagtAATGAAGGCGGACAAAACCTGCGAGACAGTAAAGCATAGTACAAGCCACAGTAAGTTAAGGCTGTAGCACTGGTTCATGAATAGGTAGAGTTCAGTAAAAGAAGAGCCCAGAAACAGGCCCAAACACAGGTGGGAATTTTGTCCCAGATCCAGGCAGCTCTAAGTATCTGGTGATTATTCAATTACAacaacatggaaaaaataaaggtaaatcaCTACTACTCCTTTCACCAAAATGAAAACTACCTGGATCTaagagataaattagaaaatgaaaccaaaaatgcAGTGAAAGAATTATTGAAGACTTAAAAGAAAGATCTCAGAGCAGGGAAGGCTTCATACAGTCAAAAGgtaaataacaaaggaaaagcatttgTAACACAAACAATGAAAGTTAGTTTTCTCAATGTACAAAGATCTACAAATCCATGAGAAGGAGCCAAAAATCTAAACAGAAACAAAGTAACAAAAGACATCAtcgtcatgaagagactaggggtaggatgggaataaaacacagacctcctagagaatggacttgaggatatggggagggggaagggtaagctgggacaaagtgagagagtggcatggacatatatacactaccaaaggtaaaatagatagctagtgggaagcagccgcatggcacagggagatcagcttggtgctttgtgaccatctagaggggtgggatggggagggtgggagggagacgcaagggggaggagatatggggacatacgtatatgtataactgattcactttgtcgtaaagcagaaactaacacaacatcgtaaagcaattacactccaataaagatgtttaaataaataaataaaaagacatctcCAAAAGGCATTCTGGGTTTAAAACAGAACAAGGAGGAGGGCACAAATCCACACCGTGCCCTGCCTCCTGGGAGGATGCTTCTCTCAGGAGGATGCCAGTTTCTCAGACAGGAACAGGGGGCAAGGTGCCTGAGATTTCACGTATATTCCTTTTATACCTTTTGAAATTTTTGCCATATGCATGtattacttgtttttaaaagtaacgcaacaaacaattttataaaaagttaCAACGCGGAGAATCTAGGACTGAACCACCACTTCTGAACTACATGCAGGTGGTCTCGCTCAAAATATACAGACTCCCGGAGGGAATTCTTCCTTAAAAGAAAGAGCCGCATCTAAGTTATTCCATATTCAGCCATATTTCATAAAAGCATAATTGAAAGTACAACCACTCTGCTAATACAGACAAACCAAGTGAATACATTCTTACTCCAGTCTCATCCCAAGCGTGCCGGAGAGACAGTGCATGTGCTCTGTGATCAGCACAAAGTACCGAGTCCAACATTTTTGTTGTGCCTCAGTGACCAAATTTCAACCGACTATCCATACTGGGGTCATTCTGCATCAAGTTTTAACTTAAACTGCTTaggtgggcctcagtttcctcatccgtacaATACggataataacagtacttacTACAGCGTTGTCGGGAAGATTAAATATTATAAgcaaaagcacttagaacagggcctAACAATACACTCTTTGGAAGTAGGCAGGatctaaatttaaaagaacattcCCTTGGACTGGAAAGCCCCTGCCAGGGGCTCATGGTTGTGGATAAGAAGAGGCTCTCCTTGAACTGGGGGAGAGGTTCGCCACACGGCGCTCCATCTGATGAAGCACTGGCACATCCGCCACCTACAGGGAGGTGACGTGGGCTTTGGTGAGCTGCTCTGCAGAGCCAGGGATGATTCAGCTACAACACCCCTCCCAGTTCTCTCGTTTTCTCCAGTGGGGACCCACTGGGGTGGCTGCTGGCTCACCGCGCGATCCCAGATCTACTGGGGAAGAGCAAAGTCGGCATCCTGCTGGCAAAGCCATGTGTGTTCTCTGGAAGCCACAGCAGCTCCTGAGCAGAGGCTAAGGGCTCCAGCTGGACCTCACCCAGGAGCAGTTACATACCTTGCCTGACTTGCTCAGTGTCTCCTCCCCACAGTGTGATCTGTGGGccttttcctccccacccctggcctggCTAGAGGACCCATCCTTCACCCACTGTGAAGAGCTTGGAGCTCTTGTGGCCCATTTGGACCAGGCTAGGCTTCAGTGGGAAAGCTGAGCCCTTCCCAGAAGGGGAAGCCCAGGATCCTTTCCTTCCCCACAAAATGCTGGTGTTGGGagaggatcttcctggacagggaaGACAAAAGGTTGAAGTTAAGTCCGGGGTACTTTTAAATGTCCAGTGGATGTTAATGGGGGTGCTTTCGGTTCCAAAGGAGATGAATCCTGAGGGAGTGGCCAGGAGGGCAGGTGAGGTGCTTGGTGGGGCTCCTCGCCTCCCACACTCTGACTCCAGGACAGGTCTCATTACATCACTCCTGGCCCAGTGCAGAGACTACTTAAGTGCTACGATGACCacattttctgaaacaaaaaccTGAAGGTAAGAGTTTACTTACAGGACATGGATGGTTAGAATTCGATGTCGGCAACAGGATCAAAGAAATTAGGACTCTGCCTATTTCTGAAGGAATACAGGAGTCAGGGAGAAAGGTCCTCTCTTCGAACATGGGGTGAACAAAGAGGCCATTAGCTTCCTATTTCTTGACTCAATAATTCCGCCAGACAGGCAAAACTTTTAAAGTCTGATGTCACCACATGTTGGAGAGAGCCCTTAAAATGTGGTGGTGGAAGGGGAAGGTGGTACAATCATTTATAAGCACACTTTGGTAGTATCAGCTAAAAAAATGGGCTGGCCCTCTGACCACAATTCTTTGTATCTACTTCAGAAAACCACTGGTGCGTGTCCAGAGGGAGACACCAATTGTGCAGCATTATCttacaaagaaaactgaaaacatcctTAACTAAATAACATAACCGTGACcccaaatattatataaatgtcaaGTTTTAGGTAgatctgttctttgttctcatATGAAAAGCATTTCAAAGCATATTGCTGGGTGAATAAAGCAAGCTGCAGAACAGTATGagtccatttatgtaaaaaaggAGCAAATAAGCGTTTAAGGTGGCAAACATTACGTtatgtgtaaaataataaatttaaaaattggggggaaaaacagAGCAAAGAACAAATATAACATGTAAACGCAACAGAAAATGTCTGTCGGGATTCCTGCCTAACTAAGATAGGCAGGGAGGTTGGTGGGTAGCAGGGTGGACTCTAGTTGTATCTGTAAGGATGTCTCTCTGATAAAAATAATGGCCTAATTTAAAAGACACCAAAATGTTTAAAGTGGTAGTCTACAGAAAGTCAGACTACACTTGATTTTTACTctctgttttatactttttttgcttttcaaattatCTACCATTAACaatctgaaaatatatgtatattttgcaGTTAACTAGGTTTGCTACCCCTCTAGTGGGTATGGATGGATGACTGTAAAATTGCTATGGCTATAGGAGCCCCTTCGAGACAGGCTGCAGACGATGAGGACTATAGACCTTGGTCCCCGGAAAATGCACACGCACCCCAGTGCCGCATACGGTTTCAGGGAACGCAGGACCCTGGAAGCCCACCCAATCGTGTACCCCAGGTTAAGAACCTCCGCTTTGGACATTTAAAGCTGCAGAAATGGATGCAATCGTGCAGAGAACGTGTGCTAGGTGGGAATTAGCAGAGATGGACTACGGGACCCAAGGAAACCCCAACAATGAGGAAGCAGGCAGAGTAAAGAAGAGATGGGGGCTGTAAGGGCTGGAGGCCCGCAGAAGAGGGTAGCCGGTAGCAGGCTGATGAGCTCCATCTCTCCTGTCCCCTCCGCCTCTTCCATACTGCTGTCACATGGATTCCCCAAGAGCCTGATGACAAATATCCTTCAGTGAACAGTGGGCAGTTAGCCCACAAAAGGAGGCCAGGTCCTGTAGTCTGGCCCTGCCTCCGTCTCTGGCCTTGTCTCTACTTAATTCCAAACACACTGGGCTGTGAGTcaactcaaatatattttttcctttgatgcCTTCATTCTTGTCCTTTTCTTTTGCATAAGGCCTAGCACATTGGTAAGCTCCTCAAAAACTGtcagaatttcttctttccttcccaactCTCTTATGGAAATTGTCACTTAGAAAAGAACACCAGATTTGGAGGCTCCTCCGTGAACAGCCCAGCAGAAATCACGGCTAccctcccatccctgccctgAATCTCTGGACTTGTTCCTGCAGCACCTAGTCTCATAGGCTGAATGTCTGCTGACTTGGAGAGGCCAAAGAAGCTTAGGAAACCAGGTCTCCCTGGCTAGACTCCGGTCTACCAGCAAAGCCTGCAGACATACGGAGATGTAGACCGACCCCAAATTTGTATACACTATAATAAGTACATAGTTCTTTCCATGAAATGACATGAAGTATACTAAAAACGCTGTGACCTCAGCTTTTTGCAATGGTACCCCTCAGAAATAAGTACCAACTGCAGACTCATGAGATCCCTCAAAAATAGTCGGGACTGCAAATATCAAATCTGCACTTACATGACCTTCCACAGAGACACAGTTTAGGGACTACTGGCCCACAGAAGGGCACACCAGCCCAGCATTAAGTCCGCCTCTGACTTAACGTAGTGGGCTGGGATACCCAATGCACCATCACTTTTTAAAGGCTTCACGGCAGCCCCACACAGGCTCAGCCACCCACTACTGCCTCCGGGGCGCCCTGCCTCACCCTTTCCTGACACGAGGGCCAGGAACCCAGTGGGACCTTGAACCTCTGGGTGACAGCCTGGCCTTCTGAGGGGTGAGCTGTTTATTCTAATTATAAGCTCAAAGTACTGGGTACTTCTGACTGCTCCTCCCCAAACCTAGAAAGACAGCAGGTAGATGGGAAATGCCCATGACTTGGCTGGAGTCAAAACCCAGCTTGCTCCATCAAGGCCCACTGCACTGAGCCAGTTCACTCCGGTGAACTTCCCTCGCCTGTAAGGGGCCTGATATCCATCTTCTCTGCCTCTCAGCCcaccattccccccaccccaccccatgcgCCAGTAAAAGCCCTCTGCGATGTGCAAGGATGCACAGCGAATTGCAACCATAACCACTAGGTCTGAGACACACTGACTGGTGGACAGCAGTCAAATGAAGCCGGTTACCAACTAAAGCAATGACCTTGAGGCtaattttcctcctctgtgaagcgtAGCTGTTGGATTAACTCTTGTCATTCCCAGCTTTCACGACTAAATtaccaaaacaaaaagtaatCATAATGAATTGCTGAggttttattttgcaataaaattttttttttttaattacaaactCTATGGGTCACCATCATTTCctaaaagaaagaacattttcacACCAAGACAGTGGAATGGAGGTGATGTCAGAATAGGGGCAGCCACTGTACCCAGGCCCGCGGCCCAGCCCAAGCTGGAGGACCGGACCAGGCCGAGGCAGGGTCTGCCCCGGCCCCTGCTCCGGACGTTCGGGGACATCCAGGCTGCATCCCGACGGCGGTGAGAACCCAGCATCAACTCCAACGCGAGCAAGCGGAGAAAACAGATGCGGAAGGCAGGGCGGCAGACGCCGGGCGAGCACCAGACGCCGCGGCTCCAGGCCGGGGGCGCcgctgggaggtggggggctgcCGCTCCCGCACGCCCTCCcgctccgcccccccccccaccgccggcCTCCGCGCCCCGGGCCCCGGAGCCCGCCCCCGGAGCCGAGATCCTCAGCCCGCGCCCCCAGCCCGCCCCCGCCCGGGCCGCCTCCGCCCGAGGTCGGCGGGAGAGGGCCGCGGGGcctggcgggcgggcgggggtcCGGGGCCGCAGGCCGGGGAAGGCCGCCAACGGCGGCCCGCAGCCCCCACCCCgcagcccccccccgccccaggcgcGGCCGCGAGCGCCGCACTCACCCGGGCGACGCCATGAGCGCGGCGAGGTCTCGGCGCTGCCGCCGCCTCCGCTTCCTCCGAGCTGAGCGACTCCGCCGGGGAGGGGCCTCGCACCGGCCGCCGGCCGCCCGCCCGGGCAGCTCCAGGCggcgggggcgcggggagggCCCCGGGTCAGCCGGAGACGGGTGTGAGTGGGCCCGGAGCCTGAGGAGGGTGAGGCCGGGTATCGGCTCCGAGCGTGCGGGGCGGTGGAGACTCGTGGAGGGGGCCCGGGGTCGGCCTGGAGCGGCCTGGGGGCGGTGGGGGCGCGGGCGGCACGGGGCTGGCACGGGGCTGGCACCGGGGACGGGGGCGGTCCGCGACCCGCAGCCCGGACCCGCCCACCTGCCCAGGTGCCCAGGTGCCCGCAGGCCGGGACTCGCCGGGAGGCGCCTTCGGTGCCGCACCAGCCGAGAAACTGCCCCGGGGCCACGAAGCAGCTGCAGGACCCAGGTGAAGTCACCACCTCCCTGCGATATGAGTTTGATTTCCTTAAGAAAAGCCTTTTCTTTAGCTCTGGAGGACGAGGCGTTACTATTAGTAAGCAAAACGATAACTTTGCTATATCTTACTTGGTGTGCTGCCTTGCCCGAGTTGCTGGCCTCTCAGAGCCGGTTACCCATTGTAAAAGGTGTGTCAGATCACCCTGTGAAGCCCTACGGACTGTGGAGGCACTTTTTATTATCCTTTACATTATATCATTAACCAATAATAATGAGTCTGTAATTCCTGCGGTGGGTTTCACAGCATCAGCGATGGGTACTTGAGCCTCAGTTCCTGTCTCGGCAAAATGAGTTTTCAGAGATAAGTGAGCTCTCGTaagtaaaaacacttaaaaagctCTGGATAATGAAAACCACTGTTGATCACATTTCTGTGttacattaaatattattaataattattactgtattatttttactACTAATAAGAACAAGAGACAGTAAAGCTGTGACTGAAAGCcttggctctggagccagactgcctgggttgaaATCTGAACTCTTACCAATTACCAGCTCTGGAAGCTCGGGCAAGATAGAAGCTTCCCAGGGCTGTAGTTTCCTCAgttgaaaaatgaggataataggtcccttcctctctctgaggattgaatgagttaatatttgtagagTGATTAATACATTGCCTGGTAAATGGCCTCTTAACCTCCCGCTAATCCATCacatccttctttccttcagtAAAATGGAATCTCAGAATTGCTGCCTTGAGTTCAGAAGACAATGCTCTGTAAATGTGAGCTGATAAGTAAAGCCACGGGTGTTTGTGAGACCCAAAGTAGGTATAAATCTAGAGGACCAGGGTTAAGGAAGAGTTTGGGGGGTGGGCAACTGCTAAATGGCCTGATTCAAGGCAGTAATGACTGCCATTGGAGTGGGGGAGGtcagatactttttaaaaataagctgttggttttaaaacaatgaaataatgaatagGGTTAGTTCAGTGAAATTATTCTTCCTCAATATGAGTTTTACTAGGTATGTAGCATTTCACTGCATGGTGGACCATCATATGTTTTAACCAACCCCTATTATTAGACAAAATTTTGCTTGCCAGTGTTTCATTATTATAAAGAATGTGGACAGTAAATATTCTTATAGCCAAAACTCCCCATATACATCCATGAGTACTTAAGCTAAGTTCCCAGGAGCCAGATGATACTAGTATTTTAAGTCTTTTCAGATACATATATAATctctgtatgtgtttgtgtacttacacacacaaacacaaacacatatacactaatatatatatatatacatatacttacatatatacatacatgtatacgtatacacacacgtatatatacacacacatagagacTGCTGTCCCAGCACGGTCACGAACACTGATGATAGTGCCAGTTTGCCAAAAGACTCAATAAATTTCACAGTTTCTTTATCACTGCAAATTTTATAGgttaaaaaacagtattttggCAAAATGGCAGACTAGGAAGTTCCTCACCTTTTCCCAcggaaacatgaagaaaacagcCAGAAGCTGAACTAATTTTGTAGGGGCTCTAAAAAAGTTAAAGGTTTACAGCAACCAAGCAAACATTCAAGCAAGAAAAAGCCATCCTAAAAATGACAGCAAAGTTTTGTGGCATTTTCACTTGCCATCGCCCCACTCCTTCCCCAGTGTGGCAGTGGTCTTGTTCTTGAGAAGGTAACATCCTGTTTCCCAGTGCCCGCATTCCTGTCACCTTGAACTGGAGGGAGCAGAGCAGACCTTATTTGTATACTACCTGACCTGCAAGAAATGGTAAAGGTAGTCCTTCAGTTTGAAAGGAAAGGATGCTAGACAGTAACTCACAGCAGTATGAAGATGGAAAGATCTGACAAAGAAATACATGGGCAATATAAAAGGCAACATTACTTTAATTTTGGTAGCAACTCCACTTTTTTATTTCCAACAGGACCTGAAGGACAAATGcattaaaatacttataaattataaatctatattaTTGGACACGCAACGTATAAAGGTATAATTTGTGACATTAATAACATGAAGGGGAAACAGAAATGTATAGGAGTAGTAGAGTAAAACATGGCATtacaaaaaaaatcagctgaacacaaaagaaggcagtaatagaaacaaatactgtaagacTTTTTTATTAAGTAGCAAAGTGACAGTAGTAAGTTCCTCCTTAAGTGTAGTTACTTTAAACGTAAATAGATTAAACTGTCTGATCAAAAGGCAGAGATAGGCAGAATGGATTAGAAAAATGATCCAAATATATACagtctataagagactcactttagctcTAAAGACAGaagattgaaagtgaaaggatggaaacaTATTCCCTGtaaatattaaccaaaagaaagctgggtagGCTATACTAattcagacagaatagacttcagtttaaaaatgtacaagagataaagacattatatattaaacaaaagtTAATTCAACAAGACAATTATAAACATGTATGTACCAAAAAGAGCCCCAAAATATAATGAAGCAAACATTCacagaattgaagggaaaaaTCATTCCACAAAAATAGTTGAATACTTCAATAATCATTTTCAATAGTAGATAGGAGAACCAGACAAAAgatcaataagaaaatagagaacCTAAACAATACTACAAGTCAATTGTACTTAACagatgtcaactgaaaaaaatgcatgacCTAAAAGCTGACAATTATGTTTTATtaggactttctgaggacttaagcccagaagacagcctctcagatagctctgaggggcTCCTCTGAAagggtaagggaggagccaggatacatagaagttttgcaacaaaaaccaggtagttggaacatcaaaagattactgttaattaaagaaaatccagacatctcaagttaatgaatttagcacttttctatgtatggcaAGATGCAAAACTATGgactcattgaaatcattcctttgacatgcaccttaactatctaaggccagtatcctgtttttaaCGATCCTGAATTTCCTCGGGGTACACAGTCTGGGACGGCTGCAGGGGCTGATGGCTTGGTGGCTGCAACAtactttgtttactgatatggcagtccacacagacatatacagaacactccacTCAATAACAgtagagtacacattcttctcaagtgcacatggtacATTGTTTGGAATAGACCATacgttaggccacaaaacaagtcttaataaattttaagagaCTTAAATCATCTTTAAAGGTCTTTAAAGATACTACAAAGTTACTTTTCTGATCACAGTGGAATGAAACTAGAtactaaaaaagaaggaaaaccggaaaattcacaaatatgtggaaattaacacacTCTTAAAAATCCAGTGGATTAAAGAATAAATCATAAGGGAAATTATGAAATAccttgctaaaaataaaaacaatatatcaaAGCTTATGTGATGCAGCAAAGTCAAGGCCAAGAGAGAATTTTATACCTGTAAACATCTACGGTAAAGacgaagaaagatctcaaattaaTAACCTAACTACATCTTAaggaacaacagcaacaacaacaaaatgaaggcAAACCAAACTCAAAGCTagcaaaatgaaggaaacattaaaGTTTAGAGCAGAGAAAAAATAGACTAGAGgataaacaatagagaaaaatcaatgaagtaaaaagttgattctttgaaaagatcagcaaAATTAACAAATCTTTCACTCAACTCActaagaaaaaaggagggaagactcaaattactaaaatcaaaaataaatgtgaggACATTACTACTgattttacagaaacaaaaataattttaagagaacATTATAACAGGTGTACCCCAACCAACTGGATaacctaaatgaaaaaaataatttcctagaaacacactatcaactataactcaataatgaaagaaaaaatcggAATGAATCTATAACAAGTAATGAGTTAGTAGTCAAAAAACCTCCcaacagggcttccttggtggcgcagtggttgaaaatccgcctgccgatgcaggggacacgggttcgtgacccggtccgggaagatcccacatgccgcggagcggctgggcccgtgagccatggccactgagcctgcgctccacaatgggagaggccacaacagtgagaggcccgcataccgaaaaaaaaaaaaaaaaaaaaaactgcccaacaaagaaaactgtggaccaggtggcttcactggtgcatttcaccaaatatttaaagaagaactaactCAAATACTTctctaactcttccaaaatgttaaAGAGCACCTCTGATTTTATGAGGtcaatattaccctgataccaaagcctgacaaagaaactataagaaaactacagatcaatatcccttatgaatattgatacaaaaatcctcaacaaaatactagcaaacagaacacagaaacatggaaaaggattatacatcataACCAAgtggatttattcctggaatgcaaggatgcttCAACACATGAAAGTCTATCAATGTAATATATCACATTAATATgatgagggaaaaaaaccacatgatcatctcaattcatgcagaaaaaaaatttgacaaaatttgacaATCTTTCACAACATAATACActaaaactaggaatagaaggaaacttcttcAGTatgataaaggtcatatatgaaaaacccagaAC of Physeter macrocephalus isolate SW-GA chromosome 5, ASM283717v5, whole genome shotgun sequence contains these proteins:
- the LOC114486356 gene encoding uncharacterized protein — translated: MSAARSRRCRRLRFLRAERLRRGGASHRPPAARPGSSRRRGRGEGPGSAGDGCEWARSLRRVRPGIGSERAGRWRLVEGARGRPGAAWGRWGRGRHGAGTGLAPGTGAVRDPQPGPAHLPRCPGARRPGLAGRRLRCRTSRETAPGPRSSCRTQAPLTSHQHRKEDPTSILPSGGEIPSPWLGGCQVKMRSLAVVGPNPMTESS